One region of Eulemur rufifrons isolate Redbay chromosome 1, OSU_ERuf_1, whole genome shotgun sequence genomic DNA includes:
- the ITPRID2 gene encoding protein ITPRID2 isoform X6 encodes MDRPPSAEAEEELEWQVASRRRKAWAKCRSSWQASETEDLSTEATTQDEDEDDEEDLPGAKLPAAAGRGNVPNEKIAIWLKDCRTPLGASLDEQSSSTLKGVLVRNGGSFEDDLSLGAEANHLHESDAQIENCSNILAKERRLQFHQKGRSMNSTGSGKSSGTVSSVSELLELYEEDPEEILYNLGFGRDEPDIASKIPSRFFNSSSFARGIDIKVFLSAQMQRMEVENPNYALTSRFRQIEVLTTVANAFSSLYSQVSGTPLQRIGSVSSVTSNKETDSPPPLTRSNTANRLMKTLSKLNLCVDKTEKGEGSSPSPTVEKGKILNVSVIEESGNKNDQKSQKIVKKKDSSSMLATVKEEVSGSSAAVMENVDIDRLSDEANSNFNQETASEQSKETQSQSKLGEESVIIESDLGNDFNISSHSELENSNELKNVHMSTPEKEPCAPPTIAYIKNMTTQQKDSFEMEEVQSTEGEVPHVPATHQLGLTKSKRDHLLRTASQHSDSSGFAEDSTDCLSLNHLQVHESLQAMGSSADSCDSETTVTSFGEDLVTPTAEDQHCFSESVEESLIPLQKGREKTATVADKSKSDSQDFPPREAVENTGNKQSTCSPEDPVTEITEMKEDLSPAQTVELLREGSAESDGDKSSECEFTQYTTHHILKSLASIEAKCIDTSSENATGPPSSVDRVNTALQRAQMKVCSLSNQRIGRSLIKSKDLLKQRYLLAKAGYPLRRSQSLPTTLLSPVRVVSSVNVRLSPGKETRCSPPSFTYKYTPEEEQELEKGMMEHDSQSLVKSTIFISPSSVKKEAASQSEVTQLEECHHRRTPTCSQFVPAPVSQSTCSLHSVPSEWQERPLCEHTRTLSTHSVPNISGATCSAFASPFGCPYSHRHAVYPYRVCSVNPPSTIEMQLRRVLHDIRNSLQNLSQYPMMRGPDLAAAPYSAQKSSVLPLYENTFQELQVMRRNLNLFRTQMMDLELAMLRQQTMVYHHMTEEERFEVDQLQGLRNSVRMELQELELQLEERLLGLEEQLRAVCVPSPFRSCALTVTELMQEQSYLKSELGLGLGEMGFEVPPGESSESVFSQATSESSSVCSGPSHANRRIGVPSSASVNKPKTQSVARKKVFRASVALTPTAPSRTGSVQTPPDLESPEEVEAAEEIPEVTGPKSEVEEGHGKLPVMPAAEEMHKSVEQDELQQVIREIKESIVGEIRREIVSGLLAAVSSSKASNSKQDNH; translated from the exons ATGGACCGGCCCCCGTCGGCGGAGGCGGAGGAGGAACTGGAGTGGCAAGTGGCGAGTCGCAGGAGGAAGGCCTGGGCCAAGTGCCGCAGCTCCTGGCAAGCGTCGGAGACGGAGGATCTGTCCACAGAAGCGACGACGCAAGACGAGGACGAGGACGACGAGGAGGACCTCCCCGGCGCGAAGCTGCCGGCGGCCGCGGGGAGAG GAAACGTGCCCAACGAGAAGATCGCCATATGGCTCAAGGACTGCCG TACACCTTTGGGAGCCTCACTGGATGAGCAAAGCAGTAGTACACTCAAGG gTGTGCTTGTGAGAAATGGAGGAAGTTTTGAAGATGATTTGTCATTGGGAGCTGAAG CCAACCACCTCCATGAAAGTGATGCTCAAATTGAAAACTG CAGTAATATCTTGGCCAAAGAGAGAAGACTACAGTTTCATCAGAAAGGGAGAAGTATGAATTCCACTGGATCTGGGAAGAGTAGTGGGACAGTCTCAAG tgttTCAGAGCTGTTAGAACTTTATGAGGAAGATCCTGAAGAAATTCTTTATAATCTTGGATTTGGACGCGATGAACCAGATATTGCTTCTAAAATTCCTTCCAGATTTTTTAATTCATCATCATTTGCCAGAGGGATAGATATTAAAGTATTTCTGAGTGCTCAAATGCAACGGATGGAAGTAGAAAACCCAAATTATGCCTTAACAA gcCGTTTTCGTCAAATTGAAGTGCTTACTACTGTGGCCAATgcgttttcttctttatactccCAAGTCTCTGGGACTCCCCTGCAGAGAATTGGAAGTGTGTCCTCAGTGACCTCTAACAAGGAGACAGACTCACCTCCACCTTTAACTCGAAGCAACACTGCAAATCGTTTAATGAAAACACTATCAAAACTAAATTTGTGTGTTGATAaaacagagaaaggagagggtAGTAGTCCTTCCCCAACAGTTGAAAAAGGAAAGATTCTAAATGTTTCAGTGATTGAAGAAAGTGgcaataaaaatgatcaaaagtCTCAAAAAATTGTGAAGAAGAAAGATTCATCTTCTATGTTGGCTACAGTTAAAGAAGAAGTCTCAGGTAGTTCAGCAGCTGTTATGGAGAATGTTGATATCGATAGACTTTCTGATGAAGCAAATAGTAATTTTAACCAAGAAACTGCAAGTGAACAAAGTAAAGAAACTCAAAGTCAGAGTAAACTGGGTGAGGAATCTGTAATTATAGAATCTGATTTAGGTAATGATTTCAACATTTCCAGCCACAGTGAGCTGGAAAATAGCAATGAACTGAAAAACGTCCACATGTCCACACCTGAGAAAGAGCCATGTGCGCCGCCGACAATTGCATACATAAAAAACATGACAACTCAGCAGAAGGACTCCTTCGAGATGGAAGAG GTTCAAAGTACAGAGGGAGAAGTGCCGCATGTTCCAGCCACTCACCAGCTAGGTCTTACCAAGTCAAAAAGAG ATCATCTATTACGTACTGCAAGTCAGCATTCTGATAGCAGTGGTTTTGCTGAAGATTCAACAGATTGCCTATCCCTTAATCATCTTCAG GTTCACGAGTCCTTGCAAGCCATGGGGAGTAGTGCTGATAGTTGTGACAGTGAGACAACAGTCACATCATTTGGTGAAGACCTTGTCACACCAACAGCAGAAGACCAGCACTGTTTTAGTGAATCAGTGGAGGAGTCTCTCATCCCCCttcagaagggaagagagaagacagCAACAGTTGCTGACAAAAGCAAGTCAGATAGCCAGGATTTCCCTCCACGCGAGGCTGTTGAGAATACGGGAAATAAACAGTCCACCTGTAGTCCAGAGGATCCTGTTACTGAAATTACTGAAATGAAAGAGGATTTGTCTCCAGCACAGACGGTAGAGCTACTGAGGGAAGGAAGTGCTGAAAGTGATGGGGATAAAAGCAGTGAATGTGAATTTACTCAATATACCACACATCATATTCTGAAATCTTTGGCGTCTATTGAAGCTAAATGTATTGATACGAGCTCTGAAAATGCAACTGGGCCTCCCTCTTCTGTGGACAGAGTTAATACAGCTTTGCAAAGAGCTCAAATGAAGGTTTGCAGTCTGTCTAATCAAAGAATAGGGCGTAGCCTGATAAAATCGAAAGATCTGTTAAAACAAAGGTACTTACTTGCAAAAGCTGGCTATCCTCTAAGAAGGTCTCAGTCTCTACCAACCACCTTGCTGAGCCCAGTAAGGGTTGTGTCCTCTGTCAATGTTAGGTTATCTCCAGGAAAAGAAACCAGATGCAGCCCACCTTCCTTCACCTATAAGTACACACCCGAAGAGGAACAGGAATTAGAAAAGGGGATGATGGAGCATGACAGTCAATCTTTAGTTAAATCCACCATTTTCATCTCTCCATCATCTGTGAAGAAAGAAGCAGCGTCCCAGAGTGAGGTGACCCAGTTGGAGGAATGCCATCACAGAAGGACTCCTACCTGTTCACAGTTCGTTCCAGCTCCCGTATCTCAGTCCACCTGCTCCCTTCACTCCGTCCCCTCTGAGTGGCAGGAAAGGCCCTTGTGTGAGCACACAAGAACTCTGAGCACTCACAGTGTTCCCAACATATCAGGGGCCACCTGCAGTGCCTTTGCATCCCCTTTTGGGTGTCCTTACTCACATAGACATGCTGTCTACCCTTACCGAGTGTGCTCTGTGAATCCTCCTTCCACCATAGAAATGCAGTTGCGAAGAGTATTGCATGATATTAGAAACTCACTGCAGAATCTTTCACAG TACCCTATGATGAGAGGACCTGATCTTGCTGCTGCTCCATACAGTGCTCAGAAATCATCTGTTCTACCTCTTTATGAA AATACTTTTCAGGAGCTCCAGGTAATGAGGCGGAACCTGAACTTGTTTAGAACACAAATGATGGATTTAGAGTTGGCAATGCTGCGTCAGCAGACCATGGTTTATCATCATATGACTGAGGAAGAAAG ATTTGAAGTGGATCAGCTCCAGGGTTTGAGAAATTCGGTGCGCATGGAACTTCAGGAGCTGGAGCTGCAGCTGGAGGAGCGCCTGCTGGGCCTGGAGGAGCAGCTGCGTGCCGTGTGTGTGCCTTCGCCCTTCCGCTCCTGCGCGCTCACG GTCACTGAACTGATGCAGGAGCAGTCATACCTGAAGTCTGAATTAGGCCTGGGACTTGGAGAAATGGGATTTGAGGTTCCTCCTGGAGAAAGCTCAGAATCTGTTTTTTCCCAAGCGACATCAGAGTCGTCTTCTGTATGTTCTGGCCCCTCTCATGCTAACAGAAGAATTGGAGTGCCTTCTAGTGCCTCAGTGAACAAACCGAAAACCCAGTCAGTGGCAAGGAAGAAAGTATTCCGAGCATCGGTGGCCCTAACGCCAACTGCCCCTTCTAGAACAGGCTCTGTGCAGACACCTCCAGATTTGGAAAGTCCTGAGGAAGTTGAAGCAGCTGAAGAAATCCCAGAAGTCACAGGACCTAAATCTGAAGTGGAAGAAGGACATGGAAAACTCCCAGTAATGCCAGCTGCTGAGGAAATGCATAAAAGTGTAGAGCAAGATGAGTTGCAGCAAGTTATTCGGGAG
- the ITPRID2 gene encoding protein ITPRID2 isoform X3, translating into MDRPPSAEAEEELEWQVASRRRKAWAKCRSSWQASETEDLSTEATTQDEDEDDEEDLPGAKLPAAAGRGNVPNEKIAIWLKDCRTPLGASLDEQSSSTLKGVLVRNGGSFEDDLSLGAEANHLHESDAQIENCSNILAKERRLQFHQKGRSMNSTGSGKSSGTVSSVSELLELYEEDPEEILYNLGFGRDEPDIASKIPSRFFNSSSFARGIDIKVFLSAQMQRMEVENPNYALTSRFRQIEVLTTVANAFSSLYSQVSGTPLQRIGSVSSVTSNKETDSPPPLTRSNTANRLMKTLSKLNLCVDKTEKGEGSSPSPTVEKGKILNVSVIEESGNKNDQKSQKIVKKKDSSSMLATVKEEVSGSSAAVMENVDIDRLSDEANSNFNQETASEQSKETQSQSKLGEESVIIESDLGNDFNISSHSELENSNELKNVHMSTPEKEPCAPPTIAYIKNMTTQQKDSFEMEEVQSTEGEVPHVPATHQLGLTKSKRDHLLRTASQHSDSSGFAEDSTDCLSLNHLQVHESLQAMGSSADSCDSETTVTSFGEDLVTPTAEDQHCFSESVEESLIPLQKGREKTATVADKSKSDSQDFPPREAVENTGNKQSTCSPEDPVTEITEMKEDLSPAQTVELLREGSAESDGDKSSECEFTQYTTHHILKSLASIEAKCIDTSSENATGPPSSVDRVNTALQRAQMKVCSLSNQRIGRSLIKSKDLLKQRYLLAKAGYPLRRSQSLPTTLLSPVRVVSSVNVRLSPGKETRCSPPSFTYKYTPEEEQELEKGMMEHDSQSLVKSTIFISPSSVKKEAASQSEVTQLEECHHRRTPTCSQFVPAPVSQSTCSLHSVPSEWQERPLCEHTRTLSTHSVPNISGATCSAFASPFGCPYSHRHAVYPYRVCSVNPPSTIEMQLRRVLHDIRNSLQNLSQYPMMRGPDLAAAPYSAQKSSVLPLYENTFQELQVMRRNLNLFRTQMMDLELAMLRQQTMVYHHMTEEERFEVDQLQGLRNSVRMELQELELQLEERLLGLEEQLRAVCVPSPFRSCALTGMCGSRSADNLSCPSPLNVMEPVTELMQEQSYLKSELGLGLGEMGFEVPPGESSESVFSQATSESSSVCSGPSHANRRIGVPSSASVNKPKTQSVARKKVFRASVALTPTAPSRTGSVQTPPDLESPEEVEAAEEIPEVTGPKSEVEEGHGKLPVMPAAEEMHKSVEQDELQQVIREVGMNPISCVILEVSIIYTGGGVTCASEDTCG; encoded by the exons ATGGACCGGCCCCCGTCGGCGGAGGCGGAGGAGGAACTGGAGTGGCAAGTGGCGAGTCGCAGGAGGAAGGCCTGGGCCAAGTGCCGCAGCTCCTGGCAAGCGTCGGAGACGGAGGATCTGTCCACAGAAGCGACGACGCAAGACGAGGACGAGGACGACGAGGAGGACCTCCCCGGCGCGAAGCTGCCGGCGGCCGCGGGGAGAG GAAACGTGCCCAACGAGAAGATCGCCATATGGCTCAAGGACTGCCG TACACCTTTGGGAGCCTCACTGGATGAGCAAAGCAGTAGTACACTCAAGG gTGTGCTTGTGAGAAATGGAGGAAGTTTTGAAGATGATTTGTCATTGGGAGCTGAAG CCAACCACCTCCATGAAAGTGATGCTCAAATTGAAAACTG CAGTAATATCTTGGCCAAAGAGAGAAGACTACAGTTTCATCAGAAAGGGAGAAGTATGAATTCCACTGGATCTGGGAAGAGTAGTGGGACAGTCTCAAG tgttTCAGAGCTGTTAGAACTTTATGAGGAAGATCCTGAAGAAATTCTTTATAATCTTGGATTTGGACGCGATGAACCAGATATTGCTTCTAAAATTCCTTCCAGATTTTTTAATTCATCATCATTTGCCAGAGGGATAGATATTAAAGTATTTCTGAGTGCTCAAATGCAACGGATGGAAGTAGAAAACCCAAATTATGCCTTAACAA gcCGTTTTCGTCAAATTGAAGTGCTTACTACTGTGGCCAATgcgttttcttctttatactccCAAGTCTCTGGGACTCCCCTGCAGAGAATTGGAAGTGTGTCCTCAGTGACCTCTAACAAGGAGACAGACTCACCTCCACCTTTAACTCGAAGCAACACTGCAAATCGTTTAATGAAAACACTATCAAAACTAAATTTGTGTGTTGATAaaacagagaaaggagagggtAGTAGTCCTTCCCCAACAGTTGAAAAAGGAAAGATTCTAAATGTTTCAGTGATTGAAGAAAGTGgcaataaaaatgatcaaaagtCTCAAAAAATTGTGAAGAAGAAAGATTCATCTTCTATGTTGGCTACAGTTAAAGAAGAAGTCTCAGGTAGTTCAGCAGCTGTTATGGAGAATGTTGATATCGATAGACTTTCTGATGAAGCAAATAGTAATTTTAACCAAGAAACTGCAAGTGAACAAAGTAAAGAAACTCAAAGTCAGAGTAAACTGGGTGAGGAATCTGTAATTATAGAATCTGATTTAGGTAATGATTTCAACATTTCCAGCCACAGTGAGCTGGAAAATAGCAATGAACTGAAAAACGTCCACATGTCCACACCTGAGAAAGAGCCATGTGCGCCGCCGACAATTGCATACATAAAAAACATGACAACTCAGCAGAAGGACTCCTTCGAGATGGAAGAG GTTCAAAGTACAGAGGGAGAAGTGCCGCATGTTCCAGCCACTCACCAGCTAGGTCTTACCAAGTCAAAAAGAG ATCATCTATTACGTACTGCAAGTCAGCATTCTGATAGCAGTGGTTTTGCTGAAGATTCAACAGATTGCCTATCCCTTAATCATCTTCAG GTTCACGAGTCCTTGCAAGCCATGGGGAGTAGTGCTGATAGTTGTGACAGTGAGACAACAGTCACATCATTTGGTGAAGACCTTGTCACACCAACAGCAGAAGACCAGCACTGTTTTAGTGAATCAGTGGAGGAGTCTCTCATCCCCCttcagaagggaagagagaagacagCAACAGTTGCTGACAAAAGCAAGTCAGATAGCCAGGATTTCCCTCCACGCGAGGCTGTTGAGAATACGGGAAATAAACAGTCCACCTGTAGTCCAGAGGATCCTGTTACTGAAATTACTGAAATGAAAGAGGATTTGTCTCCAGCACAGACGGTAGAGCTACTGAGGGAAGGAAGTGCTGAAAGTGATGGGGATAAAAGCAGTGAATGTGAATTTACTCAATATACCACACATCATATTCTGAAATCTTTGGCGTCTATTGAAGCTAAATGTATTGATACGAGCTCTGAAAATGCAACTGGGCCTCCCTCTTCTGTGGACAGAGTTAATACAGCTTTGCAAAGAGCTCAAATGAAGGTTTGCAGTCTGTCTAATCAAAGAATAGGGCGTAGCCTGATAAAATCGAAAGATCTGTTAAAACAAAGGTACTTACTTGCAAAAGCTGGCTATCCTCTAAGAAGGTCTCAGTCTCTACCAACCACCTTGCTGAGCCCAGTAAGGGTTGTGTCCTCTGTCAATGTTAGGTTATCTCCAGGAAAAGAAACCAGATGCAGCCCACCTTCCTTCACCTATAAGTACACACCCGAAGAGGAACAGGAATTAGAAAAGGGGATGATGGAGCATGACAGTCAATCTTTAGTTAAATCCACCATTTTCATCTCTCCATCATCTGTGAAGAAAGAAGCAGCGTCCCAGAGTGAGGTGACCCAGTTGGAGGAATGCCATCACAGAAGGACTCCTACCTGTTCACAGTTCGTTCCAGCTCCCGTATCTCAGTCCACCTGCTCCCTTCACTCCGTCCCCTCTGAGTGGCAGGAAAGGCCCTTGTGTGAGCACACAAGAACTCTGAGCACTCACAGTGTTCCCAACATATCAGGGGCCACCTGCAGTGCCTTTGCATCCCCTTTTGGGTGTCCTTACTCACATAGACATGCTGTCTACCCTTACCGAGTGTGCTCTGTGAATCCTCCTTCCACCATAGAAATGCAGTTGCGAAGAGTATTGCATGATATTAGAAACTCACTGCAGAATCTTTCACAG TACCCTATGATGAGAGGACCTGATCTTGCTGCTGCTCCATACAGTGCTCAGAAATCATCTGTTCTACCTCTTTATGAA AATACTTTTCAGGAGCTCCAGGTAATGAGGCGGAACCTGAACTTGTTTAGAACACAAATGATGGATTTAGAGTTGGCAATGCTGCGTCAGCAGACCATGGTTTATCATCATATGACTGAGGAAGAAAG ATTTGAAGTGGATCAGCTCCAGGGTTTGAGAAATTCGGTGCGCATGGAACTTCAGGAGCTGGAGCTGCAGCTGGAGGAGCGCCTGCTGGGCCTGGAGGAGCAGCTGCGTGCCGTGTGTGTGCCTTCGCCCTTCCGCTCCTGCGCGCTCACG GGAATGTGTGGCAGTAGGAGCGCTGATAACTTGTCATGCCCTTCTCCATTGAATGTAATGGAACCA GTCACTGAACTGATGCAGGAGCAGTCATACCTGAAGTCTGAATTAGGCCTGGGACTTGGAGAAATGGGATTTGAGGTTCCTCCTGGAGAAAGCTCAGAATCTGTTTTTTCCCAAGCGACATCAGAGTCGTCTTCTGTATGTTCTGGCCCCTCTCATGCTAACAGAAGAATTGGAGTGCCTTCTAGTGCCTCAGTGAACAAACCGAAAACCCAGTCAGTGGCAAGGAAGAAAGTATTCCGAGCATCGGTGGCCCTAACGCCAACTGCCCCTTCTAGAACAGGCTCTGTGCAGACACCTCCAGATTTGGAAAGTCCTGAGGAAGTTGAAGCAGCTGAAGAAATCCCAGAAGTCACAGGACCTAAATCTGAAGTGGAAGAAGGACATGGAAAACTCCCAGTAATGCCAGCTGCTGAGGAAATGCATAAAAGTGTAGAGCAAGATGAGTTGCAGCAAGTTATTCGGGAG
- the ITPRID2 gene encoding protein ITPRID2 isoform X7, whose product MNSTGSGKSSGTVSSVSELLELYEEDPEEILYNLGFGRDEPDIASKIPSRFFNSSSFARGIDIKVFLSAQMQRMEVENPNYALTSRFRQIEVLTTVANAFSSLYSQVSGTPLQRIGSVSSVTSNKETDSPPPLTRSNTANRLMKTLSKLNLCVDKTEKGEGSSPSPTVEKGKILNVSVIEESGNKNDQKSQKIVKKKDSSSMLATVKEEVSGSSAAVMENVDIDRLSDEANSNFNQETASEQSKETQSQSKLGEESVIIESDLGNDFNISSHSELENSNELKNVHMSTPEKEPCAPPTIAYIKNMTTQQKDSFEMEEVQSTEGEVPHVPATHQLGLTKSKRDHLLRTASQHSDSSGFAEDSTDCLSLNHLQVHESLQAMGSSADSCDSETTVTSFGEDLVTPTAEDQHCFSESVEESLIPLQKGREKTATVADKSKSDSQDFPPREAVENTGNKQSTCSPEDPVTEITEMKEDLSPAQTVELLREGSAESDGDKSSECEFTQYTTHHILKSLASIEAKCIDTSSENATGPPSSVDRVNTALQRAQMKVCSLSNQRIGRSLIKSKDLLKQRYLLAKAGYPLRRSQSLPTTLLSPVRVVSSVNVRLSPGKETRCSPPSFTYKYTPEEEQELEKGMMEHDSQSLVKSTIFISPSSVKKEAASQSEVTQLEECHHRRTPTCSQFVPAPVSQSTCSLHSVPSEWQERPLCEHTRTLSTHSVPNISGATCSAFASPFGCPYSHRHAVYPYRVCSVNPPSTIEMQLRRVLHDIRNSLQNLSQYPMMRGPDLAAAPYSAQKSSVLPLYENTFQELQVMRRNLNLFRTQMMDLELAMLRQQTMVYHHMTEEERFEVDQLQGLRNSVRMELQELELQLEERLLGLEEQLRAVCVPSPFRSCALTVTELMQEQSYLKSELGLGLGEMGFEVPPGESSESVFSQATSESSSVCSGPSHANRRIGVPSSASVNKPKTQSVARKKVFRASVALTPTAPSRTGSVQTPPDLESPEEVEAAEEIPEVTGPKSEVEEGHGKLPVMPAAEEMHKSVEQDELQQVIREIKESIVGEIRREIVSGLLAAVSSSKASNSKQDNH is encoded by the exons ATGAATTCCACTGGATCTGGGAAGAGTAGTGGGACAGTCTCAAG tgttTCAGAGCTGTTAGAACTTTATGAGGAAGATCCTGAAGAAATTCTTTATAATCTTGGATTTGGACGCGATGAACCAGATATTGCTTCTAAAATTCCTTCCAGATTTTTTAATTCATCATCATTTGCCAGAGGGATAGATATTAAAGTATTTCTGAGTGCTCAAATGCAACGGATGGAAGTAGAAAACCCAAATTATGCCTTAACAA gcCGTTTTCGTCAAATTGAAGTGCTTACTACTGTGGCCAATgcgttttcttctttatactccCAAGTCTCTGGGACTCCCCTGCAGAGAATTGGAAGTGTGTCCTCAGTGACCTCTAACAAGGAGACAGACTCACCTCCACCTTTAACTCGAAGCAACACTGCAAATCGTTTAATGAAAACACTATCAAAACTAAATTTGTGTGTTGATAaaacagagaaaggagagggtAGTAGTCCTTCCCCAACAGTTGAAAAAGGAAAGATTCTAAATGTTTCAGTGATTGAAGAAAGTGgcaataaaaatgatcaaaagtCTCAAAAAATTGTGAAGAAGAAAGATTCATCTTCTATGTTGGCTACAGTTAAAGAAGAAGTCTCAGGTAGTTCAGCAGCTGTTATGGAGAATGTTGATATCGATAGACTTTCTGATGAAGCAAATAGTAATTTTAACCAAGAAACTGCAAGTGAACAAAGTAAAGAAACTCAAAGTCAGAGTAAACTGGGTGAGGAATCTGTAATTATAGAATCTGATTTAGGTAATGATTTCAACATTTCCAGCCACAGTGAGCTGGAAAATAGCAATGAACTGAAAAACGTCCACATGTCCACACCTGAGAAAGAGCCATGTGCGCCGCCGACAATTGCATACATAAAAAACATGACAACTCAGCAGAAGGACTCCTTCGAGATGGAAGAG GTTCAAAGTACAGAGGGAGAAGTGCCGCATGTTCCAGCCACTCACCAGCTAGGTCTTACCAAGTCAAAAAGAG ATCATCTATTACGTACTGCAAGTCAGCATTCTGATAGCAGTGGTTTTGCTGAAGATTCAACAGATTGCCTATCCCTTAATCATCTTCAG GTTCACGAGTCCTTGCAAGCCATGGGGAGTAGTGCTGATAGTTGTGACAGTGAGACAACAGTCACATCATTTGGTGAAGACCTTGTCACACCAACAGCAGAAGACCAGCACTGTTTTAGTGAATCAGTGGAGGAGTCTCTCATCCCCCttcagaagggaagagagaagacagCAACAGTTGCTGACAAAAGCAAGTCAGATAGCCAGGATTTCCCTCCACGCGAGGCTGTTGAGAATACGGGAAATAAACAGTCCACCTGTAGTCCAGAGGATCCTGTTACTGAAATTACTGAAATGAAAGAGGATTTGTCTCCAGCACAGACGGTAGAGCTACTGAGGGAAGGAAGTGCTGAAAGTGATGGGGATAAAAGCAGTGAATGTGAATTTACTCAATATACCACACATCATATTCTGAAATCTTTGGCGTCTATTGAAGCTAAATGTATTGATACGAGCTCTGAAAATGCAACTGGGCCTCCCTCTTCTGTGGACAGAGTTAATACAGCTTTGCAAAGAGCTCAAATGAAGGTTTGCAGTCTGTCTAATCAAAGAATAGGGCGTAGCCTGATAAAATCGAAAGATCTGTTAAAACAAAGGTACTTACTTGCAAAAGCTGGCTATCCTCTAAGAAGGTCTCAGTCTCTACCAACCACCTTGCTGAGCCCAGTAAGGGTTGTGTCCTCTGTCAATGTTAGGTTATCTCCAGGAAAAGAAACCAGATGCAGCCCACCTTCCTTCACCTATAAGTACACACCCGAAGAGGAACAGGAATTAGAAAAGGGGATGATGGAGCATGACAGTCAATCTTTAGTTAAATCCACCATTTTCATCTCTCCATCATCTGTGAAGAAAGAAGCAGCGTCCCAGAGTGAGGTGACCCAGTTGGAGGAATGCCATCACAGAAGGACTCCTACCTGTTCACAGTTCGTTCCAGCTCCCGTATCTCAGTCCACCTGCTCCCTTCACTCCGTCCCCTCTGAGTGGCAGGAAAGGCCCTTGTGTGAGCACACAAGAACTCTGAGCACTCACAGTGTTCCCAACATATCAGGGGCCACCTGCAGTGCCTTTGCATCCCCTTTTGGGTGTCCTTACTCACATAGACATGCTGTCTACCCTTACCGAGTGTGCTCTGTGAATCCTCCTTCCACCATAGAAATGCAGTTGCGAAGAGTATTGCATGATATTAGAAACTCACTGCAGAATCTTTCACAG TACCCTATGATGAGAGGACCTGATCTTGCTGCTGCTCCATACAGTGCTCAGAAATCATCTGTTCTACCTCTTTATGAA AATACTTTTCAGGAGCTCCAGGTAATGAGGCGGAACCTGAACTTGTTTAGAACACAAATGATGGATTTAGAGTTGGCAATGCTGCGTCAGCAGACCATGGTTTATCATCATATGACTGAGGAAGAAAG ATTTGAAGTGGATCAGCTCCAGGGTTTGAGAAATTCGGTGCGCATGGAACTTCAGGAGCTGGAGCTGCAGCTGGAGGAGCGCCTGCTGGGCCTGGAGGAGCAGCTGCGTGCCGTGTGTGTGCCTTCGCCCTTCCGCTCCTGCGCGCTCACG GTCACTGAACTGATGCAGGAGCAGTCATACCTGAAGTCTGAATTAGGCCTGGGACTTGGAGAAATGGGATTTGAGGTTCCTCCTGGAGAAAGCTCAGAATCTGTTTTTTCCCAAGCGACATCAGAGTCGTCTTCTGTATGTTCTGGCCCCTCTCATGCTAACAGAAGAATTGGAGTGCCTTCTAGTGCCTCAGTGAACAAACCGAAAACCCAGTCAGTGGCAAGGAAGAAAGTATTCCGAGCATCGGTGGCCCTAACGCCAACTGCCCCTTCTAGAACAGGCTCTGTGCAGACACCTCCAGATTTGGAAAGTCCTGAGGAAGTTGAAGCAGCTGAAGAAATCCCAGAAGTCACAGGACCTAAATCTGAAGTGGAAGAAGGACATGGAAAACTCCCAGTAATGCCAGCTGCTGAGGAAATGCATAAAAGTGTAGAGCAAGATGAGTTGCAGCAAGTTATTCGGGAG